TTTGATCGGATTTTTGACACCTATTATCAATGGGATGAAGCAGACCTCAAAGGCATCGAACAACTCAAAAAAATCCGAACAAAACACTAACGCAACCACAAGATTTTACCCAATTGCCCACTTTTGCATGATTGATGCTGTGATCTTAGCAATGTTTTATGGTTTTAATTTTACTTTTGATAGAATGAACTAATAGAAATTCTAAGGCAAAATTTACATGAGTATTATGGCAATTGAAAACAACTTAAATACGCTCATCTCACACTTTACTCAAGAGCGCTTTATCTTTGATCTACTTTTGGCTTATGAGACCCCAAAATCAACCATCAAACGCCTTCGAGGAAGTGATCATGATAATCTAGTCTCACGTGGTGAGTTAATGGTGCGAAAAAAACTATTTTTTAAAGTCAAAGAGGCATCTTTGCATGCCACGATAGATGAAATCAAAACATCTAAAGAAGTCATAAAACATCATCCCCGGTTTATCATCGTAACTGATTATGAAACACTTCTTGCTTATGATACAAAAACAGAGGATACCCTCGATATAGAGTTGCTAAATATCCCCAATCATTATGATTTTTTTCTCCCACTTGCCGGCATGGAAAAGGCTACCTATCAAGATGAAAATCCTGCTGATGTCAAAGCCTCCATCAAGATGGCACGTCTTTATGAGGAACTCCAAAAAAACAATCATTTTGAAACAGAAGAAGATATCCATGCACTCAATGTATTTTTGACGCGTCTTTTGTTTTGCTATTTTGCAGAAGATACGAATATCTTCGAGGATAATCTTTTTACTGCATCTCTCTCCTCTCATACACAGCTCGATGGAGGTGACCTTGATAGCTATCTTCAGAGACTTTTTGGCATGTTTAATACCCCAGAGAAAAAAAGAGACCCAAGTACACCAGCGTATCTGAATAAATTTCCCTATGTAAATGGTGGACTTTTTGCCAGATCACTGAAGCTGCCCATCTTCACGACGCGCTCTCGTGCTCTCATGATAGAGATAGGCCAGCTCCAATGGTCGCAGATAAATCCAGATATATTTGGTAGTATGATCCAAGCGGTGGTCACACCTGAACATCGTGGTGGCATGGGGATGCACTACACAAGCGTGCCAAATATCATGAAAGTGATCGAGCCACTTTTTTTAGATGAATTCTACAAAGAGTTAGAAAAAAGCTTTGATAGTAAAACAAAACTACAAAAACTACTGAAAAGACTAAGCATGATCAAGATATTTGATCCAGCTTGTGGAAGTGGGAACTTTCTCATCATAGCTTACAAAAAGCTGCGTGAACTTGAGATGAGCATACTAAAACGTATGGATGAGTTGAGTAAGGAGCTGACTTTTGTATTTAGTGAGATAAAACTAACACAGTTTTACGGCATAGAGCTAGATGACTTCGCCCATGAAGTCGCAATGCTCTCCCTTTGGCTTGCAGAACATCAAATGAACCTAGAGTTTTACAAAGCCTTTGGCAGAACAAGTCCAGCCCTGCCACTGCACGATGGTGGAAATATAGTCCATGGAAATGCCACTAGAATAGACTGGGAAGAGGTTTGCCCAAAAGTAGATGGTGATGAGATCTATATACTTGGGAATCCGCCTTATTTGGGTACTAGAAATCAAGAAAAAGAGCATAAAGAAGATATGGCTTTTGTATTTAAAGGTATTAAAAATTATAAGAATTTAGATTATATTGCTTGTTGGTTTTATAAAGGTGCTAATTATATAAAAGGAATTAACTCTAAATATGCTTTTGTTTCTACAAACTCAGTAACACAAGGAGACCAAGTAGCATTACTTTGGTCAAATATTTTTGATAAAGAACTAGAAATTAATTTTGCATATCATTCTTTTAAATGGCAGAATAATGCAAAAAATAATGCTGGAGTAACAGTTGTAATTATTGGTATTGCAAATATAAATACAGAATTAAAAAAGTTATATACAAATAATTTGATAAAAAGTGTTAAAGAAATAAATGGTTATTTGATAGCAGCTCCTAAAGTTTTTATAAATAGAAGAAATAAACCTTTGTTAAATATTCCCAAAATGTCCTATGGTAATTATACTGGTGGCTGTAATGAACTATTATTATCTCCAAGTGAAAAAAATGCTATTTTATTAGAAAATAAAAATGCAAGTAAATTTATAAGAAAATTAAGTGGTTCTGCAGAATTTATACAAAATAAAGAACGGTATTGTTTATGGATTAGTAATGCAGATTTAGATGAGGCTTTGAAAATTCAAAATATACAAAAGAGAATTGAAAGTGTTAAACAAAATAGGTTATCAAGTAAAGATGAAGCATTGCAAAAACTTGCAACTAGACCACATCAATTCCGTGATATTAAAGAAGCTAAAAAGTCCTCTATAATTGTACCTATAGTCTCATCTGAAAGAAGGAAATATATTCCAATGGGTTTTTTAGATAAGGAGTATATTATTCCAAATTCAGCACAGGCTATTTACGATGCAGAACCTTGGATTTTTGGTTTTATTTCATCTTATATGCATAATATTTGGGTAAAAGCAGTTGGTGGAAGTTTAGAAACACGTATTAGATATTCATCTGTACTTTGTTACAACACTTTCCCATTTCCAAATATATCTGAAAAACAAAAAGAAGAGATAACAGAACTAGTATATGGTGTACTAGATGAAAGAGAACAACACTCAGAAAAAACCCTAGCCGAGCTTTACGATCCAAACAAAATGCCACAAGGACTAAAACAAGCCCACCACGCCCTAGACCTAGCCATAGAAAAATGCTACCGAACCAAACCATTTGAAAATGATGAAGAAAGACTAGAATACCTTTTTAAAATGTATAAAGAGATGACCGCGAAGGAGAAAGAAAAATGAGTGATTTTATAGATGAGTATAGGTTGATAGATAGAATACAAGATAGCAATATAAATTTTTTATTTGGTTCTGGCATGTCAGCAGGTTATCTTGAAATATTGGGAAATATTGAGCAACTACTTACAGATTTAAATAATGATGAAACTATTGAAAATGAAAATCAAAGGGAGTTAATAAGGGCATCAATCTTAAATAAATATTTTGAAGGCGTAATTGAAAAAAATTTAAATATTTTAGATTATTCACATTTAGAACCTGAAGAAATTTTATCAATACAATGGACACTAGAGAGTTATATAAACTTTTTTAAGACTATAAATCAATTGATCTTATCTAGAAGGAATAAACTCTTAAGTAAACAAGTGAATATTTTTACTACAAATATAGATATTTTTCTTGAGCGTGCTATTGAACAAATTGGATTAGAGAGTAATGATGGTTTTGGAAAAGGTTTTAAGCCAAAATATGATTTGAGTAATTTTAAAAAATCCATCTTTCAAAAAAGCCTCCATTTTGATAATAGTTCAGAAATACCAATATTTAATATTTTAAAAATACATGGCTCTTTAACTTGGAAAAGTGAAGATAAAAATATATATTTTGATAGTTCATTACAGGGAATTCAAAAAGTACAAAAAGTAAAAAGAAGATCTTTGATAGATGTTGATACATCAAAAGATAACCTAACTAGTTTAAAAGCAAAATTGCCTAAAAGAATTCATGAAAGCAATTTTAGTAGGTTCTTAGAAGAATACAATCAACTTGCTATTGTAAACCCTACAAAAGGAAAATTTCAACAAACTGTGTTAGATCAAAAGTATTATGATCTTCTTAGAATTTATGCAAATGAGCTTGAAAAAGAAAATACTTTACTTTTTGTAATGGGCTTTTCTTTTGCTGATGAACATATAAGAGATTTAACGATAAGAGTTGCTGATTCAAACCCTACTTTGATGATTTATATTTTTGCATTTGATAAAAAATCTCGAAGACGCTTGAACTGTATACTAGGACTTTATAAAGATAAAATAAAAAATAATAATATAAAAATAATATCGCCTAATAGAATTAAAGAAGAAGATAAATACAAGGATGAATTTCAATATACATTTGATCAAATTAATGAAAGGGTTTTCAAAAAAATACTAGAAAAGATTTCAAAACCTATGACTAAAAAAATATTTAAAGCTACACTTGAAGGCTTTGGAAATGAATAATCAACAAGTTTTAGATGATTCAATTTTTAAAATTGGTGAAGTGCTATCAGTCGATGGTAGAAAAGTAAAAATCAAAGTTGATAAAACTAAAAATAGCTCACATATTATGTATAAAGGTGAACTACTTAAAAATACTTCTGTTGGAAGTTATGTAAAAATTATCAAAGGTTACACTAAAATAATTGGAAAAGTCGAAGGTGAATTTGTTGAAGAGGATAAAAACTATAGTCCAAAAGAGTATACAGCTGAAGCAAATAAAATAAATAGAAATCTTATTGTAAGTATGTTGGGTTTTTTTGATGGGGAAAGATTCAAAAGAGGAATAAAAGAGCTACCTTTAGTATTTAATGAATGTTTTTTACTTGATAACCAAGAGTTTGAACAAGTCCATGATTTTATAGAAAAAGATGATGAACCACTTGAAATTGGTGTTTTATCACTTGAAAAAGGTCAAAAAATTCAAATAGGTGTAAATAGTCTATTTGCTAGTCATATTGGTATTTTTGGAAACACAGGAAGTGGTAAATCATATACATTGGCAAAGCTTTATAATGTTTTTTTTGATAAATATATACAAAATCAAAAATTTTTGAAGCAAGCTAAATTTTATTTATTTGATTTTAATGGAGAGTATTTGGATAGCAAAAAGTCTAAAGAAGATTCAGTAATTGTAGATATAAAATATAAGAATGTATATAATTTATCAACAAGAAATGGAGAAGGTAATAAATTTCCAGTACTTGAAAAAGAGATTTATGATATCAATTTTTGGTCAATTTTTTTATCTGCTACGGAAAAAACACAAACTCCTTTTTTAAAAAGAGCTATTGAAAATGACTTTTATGCAAACAAATTTAATAGTAAAGAAACGATAGTTGATGCTATTAAAGATTTAATAAAATTAATGATCGAAAAGCATATTGAAAAAGGTGATATTTTATCTTTTTTAAGAGATATAGAAAAAGCAATAAATAAGAAACTTAGTAATCTAAATGATATTATTACTTATTTTCAACAGAAACTACATTGGCATGGGAATGGAAATGATAATTTTTTTGTTTATACAACAAGTGGTAAAATTTATGAAGATAAACAATCATTTTATCCAGAATTATTTCAAATGTTTTCAAATACACAATTTATTAATTTGAGTGATTTTGAGAAAATTAGATTACAAATTATTTTTCAATACTATGATGAATTAGTAAAGTATGATTTGAATTCTGAACATATATCCCCACTTCTTAAAAGACTTAAAAAAATAGAAGATATTGATAAAGTTTTAAAAATTGACAATACAACTAGTACAAAAAATATCAATGTGATTTCTTTAAAAAATGTAAATACTGAAATGAAAAAAATATTGCCACTTCTAATTTGTAAACAAATATATGATCAACAAAAACAATTACAAAATAAATCAAGCTATCTAAATATCATTGTTGATGAAGCACATAATGTTTTATCTCACAATTCAAATAGGGAAAGTGAAACTTGGAAAGATTATAGGCTAGAAACTTTTGAAGAGATCATAAAAGAGGGTAGAAAATTTGGTGTATTTTTGACAATTGCTAGTCAAAGACCATCAGATATTTCTAGCACTATTATCTCACAATTACATAATTATTTTTTACATAGACTTATAAATAATAAAGATATTGAAGCGGTAGAAAAAACTATCTCATATCTTGACAAAGTCTCTTTTGAAGCCTTGCCAATTTTACCAACTGGAAGTTGCATATTTGCAGGACTTGCTGCACAAGTTCCTGTTATGGTAGATATTGGAAAAATCAATGACGGGCATGAACCTAAAAGTGATACTATTAAGTTAACTAAGAATTGGAAGTAAATCATGCAAAAAATAGCCAACCTAAACATCTATGTAGGCACAAAAGAAGAATACCACATAGCGATTAGTCAAAATATGAAAATCGTGTGTGCACTCAATCGTGCAAATGGTTTTGTGACACATCAGTCTCAAGTCGGGTGGACAGGTAGAGGTTGCAATAAAGATAACCCTTATTATCTTTATAAAGAGGAAGAGGATGCTATTTATCTAAATATGTTTGATGGGGAAGATCCTATCTATGTAAATGACAAAATGATAGATGCCGCCTTGAGCTTTATGAAACGGCATTTGGATAATGATGAAACAATCTTTGTGCATTGTAGCTTAGGGGAATCTCGAAGTCCTTCTATCTCACTTATGTATATGTTAGAACACAACCTTATAGATGTGACAGACGATGCTTTGAGAGTATTTAGAGATAAGGTTTATGGAAACTACCAGCCTAAAAGAGGCAATGCGGAGTATATTATTAAAAGATGGTTGAGTAAGTGAAAAAGGAGCAAGAATGAACATAAAAGATTTTAAATCAGGAACACTTAGACAAGAGTATCAATATAAAAGTTTTATGCCTGAAAAGATAAACCATACATTTACTTGGGATGATCCACAAATCAATACTATGTTGGAAAATGCTACAAGAGCATTAGGTGAGCTAAATGCTTTTACTATGATAGTTCCAAATGTAGATATTTTCATACAGATGCACATCACCAAAGAAGCAAACACTTCAAGTAAGATTGAGGGTACAAAAACAGAGATGGATGAAGTACTTATCGCGAAAAATCAAATAGATCCAGAAAAAAGAGATGATTGGCAAGAAGTGCGAAACTATATTGATGCCATGAACAGCGCAATAAAAGAGCTTGAAACGCTGCCTATCTCAAATCGCCTTATCAAAAATATTCATGCAATACTGCTAAATAGTGTAAGAGGTGAAGCAAAACAACCAGGGGAGTTTAGAAAATCTCAAAACTGGATAGGTGGAGCGAGTTTAAGTACAGCTTATTTTATCCCTCCACATCATAATGAGGTGGGCGAGCTTATGAGTGATTTAGAGATGTTTCTACATAATGAAGAGATATTTGTACCACATCTTATTAAAATTGCTATTGCCCACTATCAGTTTGAAACCATTCACCCATTCTTAGATGGTAATGGAAGAATCGGAAGGCTTTTGATAACGCTTTATTTAGTAAGTAATGGATTACTTAAAAAACCATCTTTATACTTATCTGATTTTATAGAAAAAAATAAATCAGTTTATTATGAAGCATTGACAAGAGTACGAACAGATAATGATTTGATTCATTGGATAAAGTTTTTTCTTGAAGCTGTTATATCTACTGCTAATAGTGGAGTAAGAACTTTTCAAAATATTTTGAGTTTGAAACAAGAGATGGATACCATAATAGTAGGATTTGGTAAAAAAGCACATAATGCAAGTAAACTTATAGAGTTTTTGTATCAAAAGCCTATAATATCGATTAACGATATTATAAAACCATTAAATGTAAGTAAACCTACGGCAAACTCTTTGGTTAAAGAGTTTGAGGGAAAAGGGATATTGAAAGAGATTACAGGATACGAACGAAATAAGCTTTTTGTATTCAATAGATATTTAAATATTTATAGTCAAAGTTAAGACTCTAAATTTTACTAAGAATATTTATAGTCAAAGTTAAGACTCTAAATTTTACTAAGAATTTTTATAGTTAAACTTGGAAGAGATTCTAAAAAAAGAGGGATAATGACAAACATAATAGAAGTAAACTACTCACACACAGGTGAAAGTAAAACAACAAACAACTATGGTATGCGACAGATGCAAGCAAAGGCTTATGAGGCTAGAGATGAACAATATCTACTCCTCAAAGCACCTCCTGCTTCTGGAAAGTCACGTGCGTTGATGTTTATAGCACTTGACAAACTTCACAATCAAGGAATCTCGAAAGTTATAGTTGCGGTACCCGAACGCTCCATCGGTGGATCCTTTGACACAACCGATTTAAAATCCAACGGTTTTTTTGCCTCATGGCAACCAAACCCACGGTATAATCTTTGCACTCCCGACGGAGAAAAGAGCAAAGTTGCTGCATTTAAAAAGTTTATGACAAGTGATGAGAAAATCCTTATCTGTACTCATGCCACTCTGCGTTTTGCTTTTAAGGAGCTTGACGAGTCCAAGTTTGATAACTGTTTACTTGCGATTGATGAGTTCCATCATGTGTCAGCCGATGGCGAAAATCAGCTAGGAGAGTTAATCAGATCCGTTATGGAAAACTCTACGGCTCATATAGTGGCGATGACAGGATCGTATTTTCGAGGTGATAGTGTTCCAGTTTTACTCCCTGAAGATGAAGCTAAATTTGCAAAAGTGACATATAATTATTATGAACAGTTAAATGGTTATGAACATTTAAAATCTCTTGGCATAGGGTATCACTTTTATCAAGGGAAATACACAAGTGCTATAGGTGATATACTTGATACTGATAAAAAGACGATCCTTCACATACCGAATGTCAACTCTGGAGAATCTACAAAAGATAAATATAAAGAGGTAGATACTATCCTAGATATTATTGGTGATGTTGTTCAAACAACAGAAGATGGAGTTATTATTGTCAAAAGGCATAGTGACGGGAAACTTATCAAAGTGGCTGATTTGGTAGAAGATGATGCAAAATCAAGAGCAAAGATAGACGCATATTTAAGTAAAAACACAAAAGTCGATGATATGGATTTGATCATAGCATTAGGAAAAGCGAAAGAAGGGTTTGACTGGCCATACTGTGAACATGCTTTGACAGTCGGATATCGATCTTCATTGACAGAAATCATCCAGATTATAGGACGGGCCACAAGGGATAGCAAGAACAAAACTCATGCACAGTTTACAAATCTCATAGCACAACCAGATGCTGATAATAATGAGGTGCAAGTATCTGTCAATAATATGCTCAAAGCAATCACCGCATCACTTTTGATGGAGCAGGTTTTAGCACCCAACTTTAAATTTAAACCGCGATTTGAAAACGATGATGAACCAAACAAAAAAGGCGAACTCAAAATAAGAGGTTTTAAACTGCCGACAAGCGAGCGAGTCAAAGATATCATCGAATCAGACCTAAATGATTTAAAAGCGACTATTTTGCAAGATGACATCATGATAAAAGCAATCCCCGGAAATCTAGATGCTGAGGTTATCAATAAAGTTTTAATTCCCAAAATCATCAAAGTCAAATATCCCGATTTGGATGATCATGAAGTAGAAGAATTGCGTCAGCATGTTGTCATAGACAGTGTTGTAAAAAATGGGCATATCATAGAAAACGGCGATAAGAAGTTTATCAAAATGTCGGATAAATTTGTAAATATCGATGAACTTTATATTGACTTGATTGATCGGATAAATCCATTCCAAAGAGCTTTTGAGATTTTATCTAAATCTGTTACTGCTCATGTCCTCAAACTCATACAAGAGAGCATCGAAGCCACTAGAATAGAGATGACACAAGAAGAAGCGGTGATTTTATACAAAAAAATCCCAGCGTTTCAAAATGAACATGGAAGAATGCCAAATATAAATAGCAACGACTTTACAGAAAAAAGGATGGCCGAAGCACTGATATATCTAAACAAACTAAGACGGGAAAGAGCCAATGGATAAGTTACCCGAGTTTTCGCTTGATGAGATTTTAGAAGCTGATCCACTTGGTCTTTTAGGCGAGCTAAAACCACGTACAAAAGCTTTAACTGAAGATGATAGATTGATTACTAGTTTTGAAGAGATCAATGCTTTTATAGAAAAACATGGATGCGAACCTAAAAAATCATCAACTATGAGTGAACGCAATCTTTTTTCAAGACTCAATGGAATACGACAAAATCCTCAAAAGATAGAAGTGCTTAAACCTTATGATAAATATAATATTTTACAAGAGGTAAAGATAAACTCTATAGATGATATTTTAAATGATGATGCTTTTGGATTGCTTGATGATGTAAATAGTGATGATATATATACCCTAAAGCATATACCCAAAAAGAGGGAAGAAGCTGATTATATTGCCCAGAGAAAGCCATGTAAAGATTTTGAAAAATATAAATCTCTATTTCAAGAGGTTCAAGATGATCTCAAGAAAGGAACTAAAAAATTAGTAAAATTTAATGAGAGATTTTTTGAGGAGGGAAATTTCTTTGTTTTAAAAGGGGTCTTAGCTTATTTGGAGAAAATAAAGAAAACTAAAAAAGATCGATTTAATAAACTAGATGGAAGAACAAAAATCATCTTTGAAAATGGTACTGAGTCCAATATGCTTTTCAGGTCATTTGCCAAAGGATTGTATGAAGATGGCTATTTTGTAAGTTTGCAAGATGATAGAGTTTTAGATAAATTATCGCAAATTTCAGATAAAGATCAAAAAAGTGGATATATTTATATACTAGAGTCATTAAGCCAAGATGATCGTATAGCCTCTATAAAAGATTTATACAAGATAGGTTACTCGACCATTCCTGTCGACCAAAGAATCAAAAATGCACAACATGAACCAACGTATCTCATGGCTCCTGCCAAAATCAAAAGCATTTATGAAACCTACAATATGAATACTCAAAAATTTGAACAACTCATTCATAGATTTTTTGGAAAAGTTTGCCTCAATATTGATATTTTTGGAGATGATGGCAAGCGATATACACCAAGAGAGTGGTTTATTGCACCTTTTGAAGTTATCGAAGAGGTAATCTATCTCATTATCAGCAAAAAAATAATAAATTATAGATATGATGACGAAAAAGAAAAATTAATTCAAGAACGAAGATGATGAAAAAAAACTATAAATACAAAATCG
This genomic window from Sulfurospirillum sp. 1612 contains:
- a CDS encoding ATP-binding protein: MNNQQVLDDSIFKIGEVLSVDGRKVKIKVDKTKNSSHIMYKGELLKNTSVGSYVKIIKGYTKIIGKVEGEFVEEDKNYSPKEYTAEANKINRNLIVSMLGFFDGERFKRGIKELPLVFNECFLLDNQEFEQVHDFIEKDDEPLEIGVLSLEKGQKIQIGVNSLFASHIGIFGNTGSGKSYTLAKLYNVFFDKYIQNQKFLKQAKFYLFDFNGEYLDSKKSKEDSVIVDIKYKNVYNLSTRNGEGNKFPVLEKEIYDINFWSIFLSATEKTQTPFLKRAIENDFYANKFNSKETIVDAIKDLIKLMIEKHIEKGDILSFLRDIEKAINKKLSNLNDIITYFQQKLHWHGNGNDNFFVYTTSGKIYEDKQSFYPELFQMFSNTQFINLSDFEKIRLQIIFQYYDELVKYDLNSEHISPLLKRLKKIEDIDKVLKIDNTTSTKNINVISLKNVNTEMKKILPLLICKQIYDQQKQLQNKSSYLNIIVDEAHNVLSHNSNRESETWKDYRLETFEEIIKEGRKFGVFLTIASQRPSDISSTIISQLHNYFLHRLINNKDIEAVEKTISYLDKVSFEALPILPTGSCIFAGLAAQVPVMVDIGKINDGHEPKSDTIKLTKNWK
- a CDS encoding GIY-YIG nuclease family protein is translated as MDKLPEFSLDEILEADPLGLLGELKPRTKALTEDDRLITSFEEINAFIEKHGCEPKKSSTMSERNLFSRLNGIRQNPQKIEVLKPYDKYNILQEVKINSIDDILNDDAFGLLDDVNSDDIYTLKHIPKKREEADYIAQRKPCKDFEKYKSLFQEVQDDLKKGTKKLVKFNERFFEEGNFFVLKGVLAYLEKIKKTKKDRFNKLDGRTKIIFENGTESNMLFRSFAKGLYEDGYFVSLQDDRVLDKLSQISDKDQKSGYIYILESLSQDDRIASIKDLYKIGYSTIPVDQRIKNAQHEPTYLMAPAKIKSIYETYNMNTQKFEQLIHRFFGKVCLNIDIFGDDGKRYTPREWFIAPFEVIEEVIYLIISKKIINYRYDDEKEKLIQERR
- a CDS encoding SIR2 family protein, which gives rise to MSDFIDEYRLIDRIQDSNINFLFGSGMSAGYLEILGNIEQLLTDLNNDETIENENQRELIRASILNKYFEGVIEKNLNILDYSHLEPEEILSIQWTLESYINFFKTINQLILSRRNKLLSKQVNIFTTNIDIFLERAIEQIGLESNDGFGKGFKPKYDLSNFKKSIFQKSLHFDNSSEIPIFNILKIHGSLTWKSEDKNIYFDSSLQGIQKVQKVKRRSLIDVDTSKDNLTSLKAKLPKRIHESNFSRFLEEYNQLAIVNPTKGKFQQTVLDQKYYDLLRIYANELEKENTLLFVMGFSFADEHIRDLTIRVADSNPTLMIYIFAFDKKSRRRLNCILGLYKDKIKNNNIKIISPNRIKEEDKYKDEFQYTFDQINERVFKKILEKISKPMTKKIFKATLEGFGNE
- a CDS encoding class I SAM-dependent DNA methyltransferase yields the protein MSIMAIENNLNTLISHFTQERFIFDLLLAYETPKSTIKRLRGSDHDNLVSRGELMVRKKLFFKVKEASLHATIDEIKTSKEVIKHHPRFIIVTDYETLLAYDTKTEDTLDIELLNIPNHYDFFLPLAGMEKATYQDENPADVKASIKMARLYEELQKNNHFETEEDIHALNVFLTRLLFCYFAEDTNIFEDNLFTASLSSHTQLDGGDLDSYLQRLFGMFNTPEKKRDPSTPAYLNKFPYVNGGLFARSLKLPIFTTRSRALMIEIGQLQWSQINPDIFGSMIQAVVTPEHRGGMGMHYTSVPNIMKVIEPLFLDEFYKELEKSFDSKTKLQKLLKRLSMIKIFDPACGSGNFLIIAYKKLRELEMSILKRMDELSKELTFVFSEIKLTQFYGIELDDFAHEVAMLSLWLAEHQMNLEFYKAFGRTSPALPLHDGGNIVHGNATRIDWEEVCPKVDGDEIYILGNPPYLGTRNQEKEHKEDMAFVFKGIKNYKNLDYIACWFYKGANYIKGINSKYAFVSTNSVTQGDQVALLWSNIFDKELEINFAYHSFKWQNNAKNNAGVTVVIIGIANINTELKKLYTNNLIKSVKEINGYLIAAPKVFINRRNKPLLNIPKMSYGNYTGGCNELLLSPSEKNAILLENKNASKFIRKLSGSAEFIQNKERYCLWISNADLDEALKIQNIQKRIESVKQNRLSSKDEALQKLATRPHQFRDIKEAKKSSIIVPIVSSERRKYIPMGFLDKEYIIPNSAQAIYDAEPWIFGFISSYMHNIWVKAVGGSLETRIRYSSVLCYNTFPFPNISEKQKEEITELVYGVLDEREQHSEKTLAELYDPNKMPQGLKQAHHALDLAIEKCYRTKPFENDEERLEYLFKMYKEMTAKEKEK
- a CDS encoding DEAD/DEAH box helicase; the protein is MTNIIEVNYSHTGESKTTNNYGMRQMQAKAYEARDEQYLLLKAPPASGKSRALMFIALDKLHNQGISKVIVAVPERSIGGSFDTTDLKSNGFFASWQPNPRYNLCTPDGEKSKVAAFKKFMTSDEKILICTHATLRFAFKELDESKFDNCLLAIDEFHHVSADGENQLGELIRSVMENSTAHIVAMTGSYFRGDSVPVLLPEDEAKFAKVTYNYYEQLNGYEHLKSLGIGYHFYQGKYTSAIGDILDTDKKTILHIPNVNSGESTKDKYKEVDTILDIIGDVVQTTEDGVIIVKRHSDGKLIKVADLVEDDAKSRAKIDAYLSKNTKVDDMDLIIALGKAKEGFDWPYCEHALTVGYRSSLTEIIQIIGRATRDSKNKTHAQFTNLIAQPDADNNEVQVSVNNMLKAITASLLMEQVLAPNFKFKPRFENDDEPNKKGELKIRGFKLPTSERVKDIIESDLNDLKATILQDDIMIKAIPGNLDAEVINKVLIPKIIKVKYPDLDDHEVEELRQHVVIDSVVKNGHIIENGDKKFIKMSDKFVNIDELYIDLIDRINPFQRAFEILSKSVTAHVLKLIQESIEATRIEMTQEEAVILYKKIPAFQNEHGRMPNINSNDFTEKRMAEALIYLNKLRRERANG
- a CDS encoding dual specificity protein phosphatase family protein, which translates into the protein MQKIANLNIYVGTKEEYHIAISQNMKIVCALNRANGFVTHQSQVGWTGRGCNKDNPYYLYKEEEDAIYLNMFDGEDPIYVNDKMIDAALSFMKRHLDNDETIFVHCSLGESRSPSISLMYMLEHNLIDVTDDALRVFRDKVYGNYQPKRGNAEYIIKRWLSK
- a CDS encoding Fic family protein; translated protein: MNIKDFKSGTLRQEYQYKSFMPEKINHTFTWDDPQINTMLENATRALGELNAFTMIVPNVDIFIQMHITKEANTSSKIEGTKTEMDEVLIAKNQIDPEKRDDWQEVRNYIDAMNSAIKELETLPISNRLIKNIHAILLNSVRGEAKQPGEFRKSQNWIGGASLSTAYFIPPHHNEVGELMSDLEMFLHNEEIFVPHLIKIAIAHYQFETIHPFLDGNGRIGRLLITLYLVSNGLLKKPSLYLSDFIEKNKSVYYEALTRVRTDNDLIHWIKFFLEAVISTANSGVRTFQNILSLKQEMDTIIVGFGKKAHNASKLIEFLYQKPIISINDIIKPLNVSKPTANSLVKEFEGKGILKEITGYERNKLFVFNRYLNIYSQS